The sequence CAGCAGTAGATGCTGCTATTCAAGTAGCTAAAGAGCTGGGTGCTGGGAAAAAAGTATTAACTGTTATTCCTGATAACGGTGAGAGATACCTTTCTACAGCCCTCTATAATTTTTCTGAATAATTCATCACTAAAAAAGGAAGCGCGGATTTGCGACTTCCTTTTTTAGTACACTAATTGACCAAAAAGTATGTAATAGTTTGAATGATTGCAGAAAATTGAGATAAACCCGATATTTCCTACGCTATTTATACAATTATTCTTGTCAAGATAGATTAGAAATAGTATCATTTAAGAAAGAAGACTGGGAGGGGAACCAAATGGACAATATATTGGTAAAAAATGCACTTGAAGAATTAAAAGAAGCCAATATTCGTATTACTCCTCAAAGATATGCGATTTTAGAATATCTAATTGAGAATCATAGCCATCCAACAGCAGATGAAATTTATCGTTCATTAGAAGATCGTTTTCCAAATATGAGTGTTGCGACTGTTTATAATAATTTACGTTTGTTTACTGACATTGGTTTTGTTCAAGAGATGAATTATGGCGACGCATCTAGTCGTTTTGATTTCAGTTCAAAAAAACATTATCATGCTATCTGTCAAAATTGTGGTAAAATCGTTGATTTCCATTATCCAGGGCTAGAGGATGTAGAGATGGCGGCAA is a genomic window of Enterococcus haemoperoxidus ATCC BAA-382 containing:
- the perR gene encoding peroxide-responsive transcriptional repressor PerR, giving the protein MDNILVKNALEELKEANIRITPQRYAILEYLIENHSHPTADEIYRSLEDRFPNMSVATVYNNLRLFTDIGFVQEMNYGDASSRFDFSSKKHYHAICQNCGKIVDFHYPGLEDVEMAASKLTGFEINEHRLELYGLCPDCQKSKKE